CATTAAAGTACCATTCATAGTTACTTTATAAATCTTTTTAAAgtttaacttttttattatcACATACTTTCCTACGGTAATTATATCGTCTTCATTTCCACACATATTTATTAATCTAACTGATTTCTCTCGAGATACACGTTTTCTCTAGATTTGATAACTCTGCTATAGGTTAGGAATGCTATAATTAATACttcaatataaatttatgtaaattttatataatatatttcatgatattctatttttgtcaaattttatcatttctatTTTAGAATACTGGAAATACTTGAGATACAACTTGATCTAACCTAAATGCAGCGGCGTTAAATAATCAACATATTGATGACACATGCATCATCTGTCACTAGAGGTTATTAAAGTCACACTgagaagaaaatattaataatttcattctttttctttattgtatgttttatcatgtattattataaaataagtaACCTTTAGTTTTAGTATACAACAAATTTGTTTCCCTTTatagtaatttaatatatattattaattattaggtAAACAGAATGTTACCTTATAAAGAGTTCCAAGCAGTTGTACTTGCTGCTGGAGGAGGTTCCCGTATGACTGAGCTTACTCGAAGTCAATATAAATGTTTGTTGCCAATTGGAAATGTACCAATGCTCTGGTATCCTCTTCAATTATTAGAACGTGTTGGTTTTAAGGAAGCTATCGTTATTATATCTGAATATATGGAACGCAATGTTTCCTTAGCCCTAAGTGACTTGAATCTCAAAATTAAAACAGATATCGTTGCTGTGAAAAATGCAGAAGATTTGGGAACTGCAGATTCTATCAGACTTATTCACGAAAAAATTCACACAGATTTTTTGGTCATATCTTGTGACTTGATTACAGATGTGGACATATGTGAAATTTTGAATCTTTATCGAAAACATAATGCTAGTATCACAGCATTAATGTTGCCTGTTCCTAAAATACCAGATGACTTTGTAACACCTGGTCCAAAAAACAAACAGAAGCCTGAAACTGATTTGATTGGCATTTGCAATGAGACTGGCCGATTAATTTTCTTGGCCTCAGCCTCAGACTTTGAGGACACAATAAAAATTTCACAAACATTCCTTCAGAAACATCCAAGTTTTACTATGCATTCAAAATTAATGGATTCTCATTTGTATGTCATTAACAAATGGGTTTTAAATTTCCTAGTACAGAATAAGTAAGTAGAATTTCACAAAAAAAGCTTTTAACAatctaatttataaattttcttacTGAATTAACTTTtgctttttatagaaattttactACACTGAAAGGTGAACTTCTTCCATATATTGTTAGGAAACAATTTTCAAAACCTTCCAAACAATGTACAGATGATAAAAATGCTTCTGTAGTACAAATGAATTTGAAGGATGATATCTATTATTTCGCTGTTGAGAAACCACTCGACGAATTAATCAGAAAAATGTCAGCATACAATGATCATGGCACTGATTTAGAAGATGCTTACCATGGGGATATAATACGATGTTATGCTCATATTAGTAATGGGAAATTTGGTTTGAGGACAAATACCATACAAATGTATCACCTTGCTAATacaaaggtgaaaatgaacgacatttattttaattaatagttTTAAACATTAAATTAATAGCATCAATAGAGATATAAGAATATATTgtagaatataatatattttagatATCAGAATGGTGGAATAACGATAATGATGGACAGTCTCCTGTACCAATTATTGCTCCTACAGCAACAATACGTAGCACACAAATGcaagattgttatgtggacaaTAATGTTCTTATTGAAGAAAAAACATCTCTTAAACACACTCATATTGGGCCAAATGTAACCATTGAATCAAAGACTAGAATATCACAGAGCGTTTTAATGGAATCTGCAAATGTCAAACAAcggtttatatttaaaataattaaactttatGTTCATAGAAGGAAtagttataatttataaatcatTTGTTGCAGATGCGTAATACAGAATTGCATATTAGGTAGTGGTTGTGTTATTGAAGAGGGTAGTGAATTGAAGGACTGTATAGTTGGTTACAAACACATTGTACCATCTGGAAGTCAATATTCTCGCGATGTTCTGACTGATGCAAATGACCTGatagtaatttaattattcgcaaatatattaaatacattagtcatttaaataataaatatatttgtcttTATAAAGTTAGTATATTATCATTAATTCGAATTAACCTTATTTcttaaaaagaaagtaaaataatacaaatatgtatgcttttttaatacaatatatatCGTAGATCCAAATTGTATCAAGTTAATCATACacaataaatatatagaaataaaaaaattgtttgtgtggcgtaaaattaatattcaaatgaGAACCACTGTGTGTTTGAATAAAGGACCGTGTGGAAAAGGACCGTGTGGAATCGAAACACATACAACTTTCTTTCTTATACTGTTCCTTCGTGCAAAATGGTAAGCGTGTACTCGCATCTCTCAAATCTGAATATTctaaaacgatcataaaagttattttcttgcaaaatatttcaagcctttttaaattatatttaaaaatattaaaaagttatagTTTTGATGTAAATGTGTCGTATCAGTATATTATTAATGTGAATAAACGATGATTGAGGTTATGTGACAAATGTTTGTGACTCGTCACcagatttcaaactaatctctcGACTGAAATCTTGGTTATAGCACCTATTGCAAATACTTTATtgctttaaataaatttattgtaGAGGTATAATTATGGTACGACAATTTctgaaatatattaatatttttacgcaCCAATTGAGGTTATGTTTATTAAAAGTTTATGAAACCTAACCCAAATGGCAAAATACTTTTAGTATTTAGTATTTAGTATTTTAATGATTTTGTgattaacaattttattaatttttacagACGAAAGGTACATCGAGCTTTGGTAAGCGGCGAAATAAGACACATACATTGTGCAGACGTTGTGGTCGTAGTTCGTACCATATCCAAAAATCACAATGTGCACAGTGTGGATATCCTCAGAGAAAAATGCGATCATgtaatattttactttatattcACAATAAATTCTAGTAGTTATATTTCAGAACATTATTCATAAGTTGCCCAAAAAATTTTGAACTTTGTTATAGATAATTGGTCCATAAAAGCTAAAAGGAGAAAGACTACGGGAACCGGCCGCATgcgttatttaaaaattgtccGTCGTAAATTCAAGTAAGTATAAACGTAAAATGAATAGCAAATAAGAATGGTTGATTTCGAATAATGAAAAAACAACTCTTCTCTATTTTTTCTAGGAATGGATTTAGGGAAGGTTTGCCAAAACCTAAATCAGTTCAGACTAAATAATCTTAACTTTTATCATTGtattatatatctataaaattttgaCTTATAATAAATGTCTTAAAAAGTCTAAAAGCCTATTGTATATTATGTACGTCAATATCAATTCCATTTTAattaaatagttaattaatcAATTAGTTTTTAAGTAAAAGTAGTTGAGATTTAAGCCTTTAAGCAACTATAGTAAATAACAGATCATCATAATAGTCGTATTTTCACTGGCTGAACTTCATTTTAGATTAGATTTATCTTCAGTTTTCGTGACTTttgttatagtatataatagttTATATGAGTGACATGAATATGAGTAGAATTCAAAAATACTAATTTTAAAGTGTCTAGGTCATTACTTAACAAGTTATGTGTATATAAAATTCATACATAGTACACAAATAAATTACTTAGACTTTTTTTTCATCCACTACTGTAAGTTGTAAATAAACCGTGCATATTCatggaaaattatatttttatgaatataatttaagaaatggatatatttttgcatattgtaTGCactctttacattttttaatttcctataaatgcataaaaatctacagtgtAGTGAAAAGATATGTATGCCCAGATTGTATAATATGCATAAACTTCTATATGCACAACTTTTAAAAAAATGATTATCGCGCCTTAAAACTAATATTTTTGGACTTTTGGTAAAAAATTATCATATGTTATCAAAGAGAAATCACAAGTTTGGCGTGGCCCAAAATTAAGTTAGTTTTTTTGCCAAACAAGGATTATGGAAAGATTAATGTTTAAACAAGTAGAAAATGCTGAACGGTGGGGTTGTAGATCTACCGCGCAGACGCGGCGCAACTTTCGATTGCATTCCATCTTATAATAACCGCGGTTTCGCAAATTTATATTCAGTAATGCGCAGATTTATATTACAAAGCGGTAACTTATATCTGTTTTGAAAATCTATGTAAAAGGTATTCGCTTTTTAGTTAGTCGGAACCGGTATGTTATTGGGTCACGTTCGACAACACTTTCGTCTTCACAAGCATCGAAAAATTAAAATCTCTATGATTATCTAatagtaaaaaaagaattttaaataaaatacagaagaaagaaatctaatatacaaatatttaaaaaatcaggctaataataaaaagtaattatcTAATAGACTTTAAGTTCAGTACGCAAATGACCGTGTGGAAAAAATTGTTTGGTAAgtacgaatattttatatatttaaattttcaaatttttgtaCAATCTTGACAAATATTAATGAATTTTCAAGTAACTTCAAATTATAGTAATTTATAAtcattaatacaaattttaggCAAGTATCTTTTAGTGACCAACACTGTGAGTTGTGGTTTGATGATGGCGGCAGGGGACGTTCTCCAACAACGCAATGAATATTTGAGAAAGCATAAATGTTTACCTACTAGAACATACGTTATGGCAGCGTCCCCACATGcagaacaaaaattttataactCAAAagattctgacaaatatatgcACGATTATGTGAGGACTAAAAACATGGCTATTGTGGGTCTACTTCAAGGTCCTTTTCATCACTGGTTCTACATGATTTTGGATAGGGTAGTTCCCGGGAAAACTGTACTCTCCGTTATCAAAAAGACCTGTCTAGATCAAAGTATAGCCAGTCCAACTTGTCtaggaatattttttattggtCTTGGTCTTTTAGAACACCGCACTATGGAGGAGATTCGCGAGGAAATGAAACTGAAATTGTACGATACGTGGAaggtacatatattatatatatgtatatatatacatatacatacacacacttCGCTTTCCCGAACTATTATTACATTTCCTTCATGGCACATTCaagttatatatgtattataactgtaatttcctttttattctatttatgtTCAGGTTGACTGTTGCTTTTGGCCTCCAACACAGTGCATTAATTTCTTATTCGTACCCCTACACTATAGGGTGCTCTATATCAATTTTATGACAATGATCTATGACATTTTTCTATCATACATTAAATATGTAAGTTTCGATCACATGTTTAATTTTCGTACAAACCTCTTGATTAACTTTCTAACAAAATGTATTAAATTcatctttattattatataatttattaatgtaTTTATTACTTCTTCTATTGCAGGACGCGCAGTATGAGTGATAAACATCTCAGAGCTAGTCTGTTGCAcagattataaataattataattttttgcaTGATTATCCATAACttgcaatatatatattattttataatatatatatatatatttttttttaaatatatgttacCACCGAATAATACAAAAAGTATCATATAGAATGTATAATACTCGACACGAAAGGAATGttattgaaaataaagaaacatttgtttttgtataaaaagaaaagtatCGTTTATAATTTCAAAATCCTATTATAGCTTATTAGTTGAAATTAGATGATAATTTTAAGCACGTGCTAATATTTATCAACAGTTGGCAACGAATGGAAACTAAACAAATTAACTATAGTTAAACATATCTAAAACATTCCAACGCTTATTTAACTTAATGCACTTATTTAATCATCGAGATTCACACTGGCGTCGAAAGTTTCGAAATTTTCGATCTCTTAAGTCCGAATGATGTTTATCACTATTTATCGATGTGCAATCGTCTGATGCATCTTGGAGAAATTCttattctatttccttatcgtCCGTTACAACAGTCCATCGGATGCAACATATTTATTAGAGTGACAGCTTTTGTTTGTCATTTGGCGACAATGGGATTACAAAACATCTTCTAAGCCGTCGGTCGCCAGCGAGCAAACAGCGATCATTCGcgtgtaaatataaataataaaccgagCTAACAACAAACAAGACAGCCAGATAGATATCGATGCATTTACAAAAATTCTATGACAATAAAAATAAGTATTAAAGGGTAAAGAATTTTCTCTGGAGACAATTTTTGTATCTAAATCTTAACTGAAACAATAATAAACCGTTTCACTTTGCTGTACAGATTTCATATTCGTTTATTTCTTCTATGATTTGCATTAGTTTTAGCCAAATTTCTAGTTAATTACACGaatagaataatatttaaaaattatataaaatattttcagtaataaaactATTGATCCAGCGTGATAAAATTTTCGAGGATTTGCATAATAATAGTCTAGTTTAATTAGAATCGAAATATGATTGATGATGATAACGATTCAAtcaactgcgaaaattatatcttttgtaataaaaattgcgTTAATATCGTTTGTTTACTGTTTCTTTATTAGCTTCTAAACTTTATTAGCTTCTATTTACTGGTCTACGTTAACAAAAATTAGTGATCAtgtttatttttacataaaaaaataaatacgaaAATAGATGCAATGTTTTTTCAAATAACTATATCTGTATCTATATTTCACAGTtatagtaaaaatataaaaacagataacaaaatgatatcaaaatatttgtataagtAATGAAAGTTGAATAAATATTCGTTTACGAGTTAACCATGGTTAGATTGTTTGCGAAATGGAGGGAGGTCCAAAACTCGTGCAGTGCCAAGCAGCATTAAAGCTGGAAAAATTTCGCAAAATTTTTATTGTCAGacataaattacaatttatattggctcgtgaaagtatttgaatactcacagaaaacttttataaatatattatataatatattctgaaatttcattagcactgtaacgagTCATGAGTCACGATTATTGTGATTACATGTacgtattggtaaaatttggaacaaatctaaaaatgtatattttaggAAGTAGATATATGTGTGAGTGTGTGTGTACGTAGCGGTGCGGACGGCGCAAGGTCAAAAATGAAAACTATTGTGAAACCGTTATCGTCGCGAAAAAGCCCAGGAAGAAAGAGTAACATCAGAGCCGGCTCATCACAACGACGGCTAATCCCCGGCGAGGAAGTTTGAACGCGTAATCGTTATGCTGATCAGTCGGTATATACGTACGCCGGAATAAACAGGCGAGCCGCAGAATagacatttttaaattaaaaaatcgagAAAAAGCCGTTATATTGTTAGTAGTATATcttgtatatattattttaaaaagttgAGTCCACAGCAAAGTTATTTTCACTTTCTGCTCTCTCAACCTATATACCCTAACGTTCCTTGATCTTAGAATATAGAGAcgacaagatatttattgcactGATTTATTGCCAGCATATACTCCCAAAGATCATCAAAATGacctatattattattatatctgcATGGTCTCTTTAGTGAGATCATCATTAGCATTAATCATATGTTTAAGACTATTATTCTTGTTGTACATTCAGCTATAAATTagttaaatttttataatatatgttctgtaaattcttcatacattttcagattggttccAACTTTTACTCATATAATCACAATAGTCTTAGATTTAAAATTTTCTGTGCTAGGTGTACCAATACTTTCATGAGCCTTGTATATTTAacattgataaatttgaaaatatacattttcgtCGAAAATATCCTAACCTCAAAAGTTTGTTTACCGGccaaatttatttcattcgaaATTGAATGAAGTTtgtagaaataataaaaaatactattTCAGACTAATCtaattgttaaaaaatatccAATAACGACTTAATTCTTAACTAAAATATACAGTTTATTTACATAGATATATCGAAACATGTGATACGTGAAAAtactttaaaaattaaatatagaaaaatgtagaaacaaATTGATAAGTTACCGCTTCCCATTGTGTACATTGTCGTTTTTCCAGTCCATTTCTGGAATTTTTTTGAATGATATGCAACATATAAGCCGGAACCAATAAGACCGCAGCCACTGAAAATTCTACAGCCCAAACAATCACGGTTTCTATTGCTAATCATGCCCTTTACAGTAGATGTTTCCTGCATTTTTcactttataataatataatataaaatttctaaactATATACGAAGGAACTTTTTTCTAAACAATCAGTTTACGACGATTTTATGTAGGTTATGTTTAAATTACCATGTTCACAATAAATCGAAATAAATCGAACTTTGatttaaatttttgaaataatatactggaatattatattatagctTATATTTAAGTAATAAAGATTAAGAATGTAtattaaacttttattataggttaataaataaaatacagttTAAAATTTGTCTTTTACCAAAATcggtaataaattaaatataacctATAAAGTATATTATCTTTTTTATAATCCCTCTTTCATAAACTTGTGTTACAATACAGtaagttaataaaataataattttaaaggCACATATAATTTactaaattatttttacaattatttgattattactttatttattttttattcaaatttgagTATACAAAACTTAAGTGAGTCAATTTTCCCACAATTTTATAACGATAGTTTTTAATCGTTTATTGaagaacaaaaaataaataaaattttggaaAGTGTAAAAATTGTAAGAATTTTGACAAATTCCATTATTTCAATGTGCTAATTATTCTATGAGCTTCTTCGCTTTGAAGAAACGTCTTAAGTAAAGGACTTGCCAGATTGAAAGAACCAAAAGCCAGCACATGGAAAATATACTGAAATAAAGTACGCGTGTGTTCGTTGCCTCTGAAAATTTTAAGAAAGGTAATTAAATGCTTTTTTAATTCCACCAAAGGGTTTAACAAAAAAGATATTtagttatttttatatcttgtaGTACCATTTGTGTCTCtcatttcttcttcatttttccGCATTCGAGCAAAATCTTGGACAATAGCTTCAGATAAATCTTCCAGACGTTTTAATTCAACTTCAGAAGGTTTAAGCTTTGCTGCTTCACCAATCTTAAATAAAAGTAGTTAATTAGTTAATTGTTATTTCATACTGTCAAATTCCAGATTTAGAATTAATTAAACTCAAAATTCaaacacaatttaatataaaatataagtcTATGTCTAGGAAACTCAAATCTGTGCTCATACtccattaaaaataaaattgggttttattaaaatattatgaagtaactttttttttaaacaaaatttttcagATATTGTGCTAACTAATTCATGCTAAAACCCATGCCATTAAAAGCCATATGGGTGGTCACTAATAAAATCAATATTGCTACATTACCAACTGTGTGCCCATACAAGCCACatataaaacaaagaaaagatagGAAATATTGTAAGTTTATCCTTGAAACTTTTGCTAAAGGTGATAGATATTGACAATCCATAGAATAtattacgaaatattatatttcttatacaatatttcatattatgTAAAAGAAAAGGGGAGAAAATATAATTTCCTTTTGTAAATTGAAAATTAGGGTAAAATTAAGGATTGTCAATTCCTATGAAATATTCAATACATACTTTATCAAGAATGAAACAGAATTGTTACAtaagaataatttaaaaatcaaattgatgaaaataatttgatatatctatatattaaaATCATTCAAAGAACTTACTCCTTCATAATTCTTTGCTTCAATTCCACGCTTTGTTATTAAATGAATCTCTTGCTTAATCTGTTTGATATCTAAAACACATTTTTAAGTTTAGGTAATGAAATATAAAGAAACATTATGTATTTTAGAATTATGTATCTGTATACATACTGCCCGAAAAAGATGGTTGTATGGCATGTGCCATAAAGCAAATTTCAAATGTATCATATGTCTCTGTGACAAATGAGAATTTCAACATCTTCCCATGGGGAATATCATCTTTTTTCGATAGAATATCTCCTTTTGAATCTCTTAtctataaaattatgaaaagttATTAAATTGTTCAATTCTTGTTGTAGTTTGATAtctaaaaattgaaaaacaaCTCAATTCTCCATATGTGAGTTAAGAGAAGTTAACCTAATATAACCTCAACATAATTTCTGTATACAATATACACTTAAAAAAATATGATAGAAAATTGGTGATTTACAATGTATTCGGTTTTAACAGCTGGTGTCACAGAGACTTCATATTCCCCAGCAACCAAAACATTTGCTTGAACTTCCTCCTTTAAGCACTTGAAAGCATTCGGCTCAAGGTAAAATCTGATACCGTGTGCATACGCGAGTAACGTtacgaaaatatatattacaccTCGCATTTTTCAAGGAATTTCATTAAACTGTATTGAATAATctcgaagaaaaatatctcttaaGAATACTTGAAATTAACAGTAACCCATCAACATACTGATGAGTTGGCAGCCATTAGGTATTTTGGATTAATCACGTGATATGATAGAAAACAAGAACATGGCGtacattcataaaaattcaaaatttaattaattagtatataaGAATCATACAATAATCAATCCTATTAAGAATCATTAACTCTTTATATAgcattaatttcttaatttaaagCTTCAAATACAGTTTTAAAGCGACCTACAACTGACAAAGAAGAACGGCTAATTGTGGGTTACCTTAAGTTTTTAAACCGACGCCGACAAGCGCGCCATTTGTAAACTACGCCGAATTGAATTTGAAGTTTATAAACGGTGACAGAAAAGTGACCGTTATTTGTAATAACAGGTAATACCTAACAAATTATATCTATTCTCCCAAGTTATTCCACAAACAACTGTTTTTTAACAATTTACTAGTTACAAAGCACATATATTAAAATGTCAACCTCTTACACACTGGAAGAAATTTTGGAAAGACAATGTGAAAAATTGCAAGATCTTGAAATTGCAACGATATTTGTTAAAAGTAAGGTTAAATTTGTATTCTTTAATTTAATAtcttatattacaatatttatatttaattttatgtcCAGGCAAAGATGCAATGAAAGAAGAACTTCTTAAAATGCGTACAGCAATCTTGCAGAAATGTAATGATATAGAAATCATGAGGCAAAAATTGGATGAAATAAAGAAGCAGAATAATGAATGTAGAGtatgttttataattttttatatttttacacattttGCGTTTAAATAAgttttaattagaaatctaaaaatTCCAGGAATTAATGTTACATATCAAAGCTGTGAATAAAAAAATCAATCACATGAAAAAAAATATTCCATCTGAGTTGATTCATGATTATTATGAAACTCAAAATTCCTTATCATTAAGAAGCATGCCGGGAGAGGAATTCACACCAGTACATACAGTAATAAGTGACAATAGAGAAAAACAAGAGACTCCAATGATAGACTGTAAAAAAGTATTATTTAACGAACCTGAAGTTTGTCTTATGATATCTTTGATAGACACGGATGAGTTCAATAAAATCCCAAAGTACATTATTGGGAGACAATCTTTAGAAACAgtcaataattttataaataccatcaatcaaatattaaaagcaAAATATATGTTTTTATCATTGGGGAAAGCTCATGCTAGAAAACAAGGCGATTTGAATCTTTATTTACACTATAAAAAACAGGAAATGGACATCTGTAATGATAATAGTaagttttctattttatataactgaagtacatattttattattacaggTAAAAATTGTGTTTCAGAATATGTATACTTTTTCACTGGTGAAGATTATGAAAGACAAACGAAATCCAAATTAGACAAACTCAAATTAAATCTAATGATAGTTCTACGACATTGCAAAAGATTAAGGGAGCACAGGATAAAAAATGATGTCCGATATGTAATATTACCAAAATAATAATtaagttataattataaatCAGGATATTGTGTAATAAATGAATGTTTTATTGTACAGAAAgagtaaaaatgtaatttagCAATTATGCATCTATTAGTTATATTAATTGAtactattgtaaaatatattttctactatCCCATTTCTTATACTTATTTTgtctttaaaatttaatatcaaGGTTTTACTCaaattaatttgattaaaaatttataattgagATATCAAATGATGACAAATAAGTTTCTAACGTTCTTAAACTGCGAAAATTTTTTAAGATTCGCATTTGTTTCGGTCGTCGTGGGAGCGTGTTTACCAGAAACACTCAACTCATAAAGATTAGACTCCCTGTCGAATTGTTTCGACGAAACGAAGACACAAGTTTAGTTTGCCATGAAAGAATTCTTCCCTTTTCATTTCCAAGGAACGAGGTAATCTGCTCTGAAATAATTTCGATCGTAGGCTCCACTTGTGGAGATAAGATAGTCTAAaactatcattttttttttgtaatatttaatagtaaCCTTACCgtataacaataatttatttcaacTAAGAAATTACACAtcaatttaacaatttaatagtAAAAAATGCATATTCAAAAAATCTCAACTTAATGATTAATATATTGAAAaaagataatatataattaatgttatgagaataatttttcaaatattatatgtaaaatgtaaaagattgtaaataataaaatatttttcatttaatacgAAAGCGCGTGAAAATAATTATCGCTATATAGGATATTTCTCAAGAATTAAACAGTTCGAGCGAAAATTCATgattatgtaactttttatttatcgtatatcttttttctttaaaatataatcgattaatgttaaaattttagaTAAAAAGAATTCGTAGATTTCTTCCAACATGAATAGCGGAAGAATGGAGTCGATTAGCACATTAAGCGAGCATGAAGATGATTTTGATGAATTCGAAGGATCAATTATTTGGTCCCAGGAGGAACCATTTTCCtcgaatgaaattttagaatTAGCTCCAGATCCCGATAAACAAAATCGATTAAAATCTTTATGTCGTTTATGTGCTGGAGAAACTTTACATCCGATTTACATCTATTCCGAATTTGGTGAATCTTTGAAACTTTTGCATAAAATAAACACATGTTTAAGTGTTAAGGTAATtatttgttgaattttttaCTCCTTAGTACAAATTACactaattttatgtaaatatataattaataaaatgaaaacatTAAGATCACTTATAGATAAATGAAacagaattaaaattttttttgttGCTACGCATAcgaatttttctataataattaaatttttaaatatgatcATTAAATATGAACTTTTTCATAGG
This genomic stretch from Bombus vancouverensis nearcticus chromosome 16, iyBomVanc1_principal, whole genome shotgun sequence harbors:
- the LOC117161232 gene encoding SKA complex subunit 1 isoform X2, with translation MSTSYTLEEILERQCEKLQDLEIATIFVKSKDAMKEELLKMRTAILQKCNDIEIMRQKLDEIKKQNNECRELMLHIKAVNKKINHMKKNIPSELIHDYYETQNSLSLRSMPGEEFTPVHTVISDNREKQETPMIDCKKVLFNEPEVCLMISLIDTDEFNKIPKYIIGRQSLETVNNFINTINQILKAKYMFLSLGKAHARKQGDLNLYLHYKKQEMDICNDNKYVYFFTGEDYERQTKSKLDKLKLNLMIVLRHCKRLREHRIKNDVRYVILPK
- the LOC117161232 gene encoding SKA complex subunit 1 isoform X1, coding for MSTSYTLEEILERQCEKLQDLEIATIFVKSKDAMKEELLKMRTAILQKCNDIEIMRQKLDEIKKQNNECRELMLHIKAVNKKINHMKKNIPSELIHDYYETQNSLSLRSMPGEEFTPVHTVISDNREKQETPMIDCKKVLFNEPEVCLMISLIDTDEFNKIPKYIIGRQSLETVNNFINTINQILKAKYMFLSLGKAHARKQGDLNLYLHYKKQEMDICNDNSKNCVSEYVYFFTGEDYERQTKSKLDKLKLNLMIVLRHCKRLREHRIKNDVRYVILPK